One region of Candidatus Electrothrix rattekaaiensis genomic DNA includes:
- a CDS encoding biotin/lipoyl-containing protein, whose amino-acid sequence MTRITQDMETAAVLKALREADGYYITNTARDMSQSDYKNRILLHTDLMAAKAREAAGYFSLEITGGASVHVDILRKQVDPFLKLELLREAMPNTMFQTLCRGVNLFGYRPYPQNVIRFTVREFAKYVDVWRTFDFMNHIPNMQAVFEEVAKAGKINEPCICFSTGPEHTNEYYVKKVQDILDVTGEEITLCIKNHGGLGTPRRIGELVDAIKQAYPDIIIHYHGHNTDGNDVGRIVEAVMNGAKIVDASDHAFTGFYGPPPILTVIQTLKDLGKTAVGIDEEAVIASSDIIKDERQHYAQFESQIKGFQPTVQIHKLPGGAMGSSLEQAVKGGFLDKMPDILHKELPKVQKELGNYWSVTPGSQILWTTAVSNVENGRYESPSGDLKNLLLGKYGPFPFYQPDEWIFEKVFGPDWKTILEEEGGIDDIEDMDIEQERETLTERLGCEPTEQQLVTYLQHPNDAVNFFKFEEKFGKSYVLPPSIFLRQGGFDLGESITFKDHSGKEHMLEVGPVQKNDDGETNVYLNVDHHERVYVFEPEAVAGTQVVATLSKEEIVELASVGDIRAPFAGNVSAINVKEGQEITEGEQVMVLEAMKMQTPVISEISGKVKTISVKVGATLKVGDKLLKVEVNEE is encoded by the coding sequence ATGACACGAATTACCCAAGATATGGAAACAGCAGCAGTGCTCAAGGCATTGCGTGAGGCTGATGGCTATTATATCACCAATACGGCACGGGACATGTCCCAGTCCGATTATAAGAACCGCATATTACTGCATACCGACTTAATGGCTGCCAAAGCCAGAGAGGCTGCCGGATATTTTTCTTTGGAGATCACCGGTGGTGCCTCAGTGCATGTGGATATTCTCCGCAAGCAGGTGGATCCTTTTCTCAAGCTGGAATTGTTGCGCGAGGCCATGCCCAATACCATGTTCCAGACCCTCTGCCGGGGTGTAAACCTGTTCGGTTACCGCCCTTACCCGCAGAATGTGATCCGCTTTACGGTTCGGGAGTTTGCTAAGTACGTCGATGTTTGGCGGACCTTTGACTTCATGAACCATATTCCCAACATGCAGGCCGTATTTGAAGAGGTGGCCAAGGCAGGCAAGATCAATGAGCCCTGCATCTGTTTTTCCACCGGACCGGAGCATACCAACGAGTACTATGTCAAAAAAGTCCAGGATATCTTGGATGTTACTGGCGAGGAGATCACCCTCTGCATCAAGAACCATGGTGGTTTAGGTACCCCGCGCCGCATCGGTGAGCTGGTGGATGCCATCAAGCAAGCATATCCAGATATTATTATTCATTACCACGGTCATAATACGGACGGCAATGATGTTGGTCGTATTGTCGAGGCGGTCATGAACGGGGCCAAGATTGTTGATGCCTCGGATCATGCCTTTACCGGCTTCTACGGGCCTCCGCCCATCCTGACCGTTATCCAAACCCTGAAGGATCTGGGCAAGACCGCTGTGGGTATTGATGAAGAAGCAGTGATCGCCTCTTCGGATATTATCAAAGACGAGCGTCAGCATTATGCCCAGTTTGAATCCCAGATCAAGGGTTTCCAACCCACGGTTCAGATCCATAAACTGCCTGGCGGCGCGATGGGCTCCAGCTTGGAGCAGGCTGTGAAAGGCGGCTTCCTAGATAAGATGCCGGACATCCTCCATAAGGAACTGCCCAAGGTCCAGAAGGAATTGGGTAATTACTGGAGTGTGACCCCTGGTTCCCAGATCCTCTGGACAACAGCGGTTTCCAATGTTGAGAATGGGCGCTATGAATCGCCGTCTGGAGACCTGAAGAATCTCCTCCTTGGCAAGTACGGACCTTTCCCCTTCTACCAGCCAGATGAATGGATTTTTGAAAAGGTCTTTGGCCCAGACTGGAAGACCATCCTTGAGGAAGAAGGCGGGATTGATGATATTGAAGACATGGATATCGAGCAGGAGCGCGAGACCTTGACTGAACGCTTGGGCTGCGAACCTACAGAACAGCAGCTGGTCACCTATCTCCAGCATCCCAACGATGCGGTCAACTTTTTTAAATTTGAAGAAAAATTCGGGAAATCCTATGTGCTGCCCCCGTCCATCTTCCTCCGCCAAGGCGGCTTTGATTTGGGTGAGAGTATCACCTTCAAGGATCACTCGGGCAAGGAACATATGTTGGAGGTCGGTCCTGTTCAGAAGAACGACGACGGCGAGACCAATGTCTACCTGAACGTGGATCACCATGAGCGGGTCTATGTCTTTGAGCCGGAGGCTGTGGCTGGCACCCAGGTTGTGGCGACTCTGTCTAAAGAAGAGATTGTCGAGTTGGCCAGTGTGGGCGATATCCGAGCTCCTTTTGCCGGGAACGTCAGTGCGATTAATGTGAAGGAAGGGCAGGAGATTACTGAAGGCGAGCAGGTCATGGTTCTCGAAGCCATGAAGATGCAGACCCCTGTTATTTCAGAAATTTCCGGCAAAGTGAAGACGATCAGCGTCAAGGTGGGTGCTACCCTCAAGGTCGGTGACAAGCTCTTGAAGGTCGAGGTAAACGAAGAGTAA
- a CDS encoding cytochrome c biogenesis protein CcdA produces MDSVFITVNTWMTNGGWIAAFGCLLWGMVSVLFSPCHLASIPLIVAYVGGQDELVEGRRAVKFAVFFSVGLFITIAAVGIICSLLGRMLGDIGSYWTILIGVILLWVAGDMLGVAKCSMPGNSMMSKLQLKGSFGALTLGLAYGILSGSCTFGFIAPILAVITVQAKVITGIMFITLFGIGHCLPIAVAGSSTARVRRLLESSSFGQGTSWFRKGAGVVITGLGLYFIVLPFV; encoded by the coding sequence ATGGACAGCGTATTTATCACCGTCAACACCTGGATGACCAACGGGGGCTGGATCGCTGCCTTTGGCTGCCTGCTCTGGGGAATGGTTTCAGTACTATTCAGCCCCTGCCACTTGGCCTCTATTCCGTTGATCGTGGCCTATGTCGGTGGTCAGGACGAATTGGTGGAAGGGAGACGGGCCGTCAAATTTGCCGTGTTCTTCAGCGTCGGCCTGTTTATCACCATTGCGGCGGTGGGGATTATCTGCTCTCTGCTGGGCAGAATGCTGGGTGATATCGGCTCGTACTGGACAATCCTTATCGGCGTTATCCTGCTTTGGGTGGCTGGCGATATGCTCGGCGTGGCAAAGTGCTCCATGCCCGGCAATAGCATGATGTCGAAATTACAGTTAAAGGGATCTTTCGGTGCCCTTACTCTCGGGCTGGCTTACGGCATACTCTCCGGCTCCTGCACCTTTGGCTTTATCGCCCCTATTCTCGCTGTTATCACTGTTCAGGCAAAAGTCATCACCGGTATAATGTTTATCACCCTTTTCGGTATCGGTCATTGCCTCCCCATCGCTGTGGCAGGCAGTTCCACCGCCAGGGTCAGGAGACTGCTGGAAAGTTCCTCCTTCGGTCAGGGAACCAGCTGGTTCAGGAAGGGAGCAGGCGTGGTGATCACTGGTTTGGGTCTTTATTTTATCGTCCTTCCCTTTGTCTGA
- a CDS encoding AbrB/MazE/SpoVT family DNA-binding domain-containing protein: MEKNLRKKKVKIVPIGNSQGIRLPKDVLRKYGFMDSLILEETDSGLFLRKQEDAKLSWEDTYKAMSKEQEDWSDFDVTLEDGLEEEG; the protein is encoded by the coding sequence ATGGAAAAAAATCTCAGGAAAAAAAAGGTTAAAATCGTTCCCATCGGTAATTCTCAAGGGATTCGACTGCCGAAAGATGTGTTGCGGAAGTACGGCTTTATGGATTCGCTTATCCTTGAAGAGACAGATTCCGGGCTTTTTCTACGAAAACAAGAGGACGCAAAACTGTCATGGGAAGATACCTATAAAGCCATGTCTAAGGAGCAGGAAGATTGGAGTGATTTTGACGTAACGTTGGAAGATGGACTGGAGGAAGAAGGTTGA
- a CDS encoding type II toxin-antitoxin system PemK/MazF family toxin has product MQRYEIYFADLNPTLGSEICKVRPVVVVSQNAMNKNLETVVVCPLTSSLHPAWRSRLQISCAGKTAEIAVDQIRTISKIRLRQKIDSLSKADVSQLRKLISEMYGEAS; this is encoded by the coding sequence GTGCAACGCTATGAAATTTATTTTGCAGACCTGAATCCGACATTGGGGAGTGAAATATGCAAGGTTCGTCCGGTGGTTGTTGTCAGTCAGAATGCCATGAACAAGAATTTGGAAACAGTTGTTGTCTGTCCTCTGACCTCATCGCTACATCCGGCATGGAGAAGTCGCCTGCAAATTTCTTGTGCAGGAAAAACGGCTGAAATAGCTGTGGATCAGATACGGACGATCAGCAAGATTCGTCTTCGTCAGAAAATTGATAGCTTGTCTAAAGCAGATGTTTCTCAGCTGCGAAAGTTGATTTCCGAGATGTATGGAGAAGCGTCGTGA
- a CDS encoding permease: MEPIKPTGCCGADAELHQITDEKKQSEHNKHNEHNEQKEQKIKRAAWGICGIALWFLLYKQLLPFSHWFAYTLLGLTPGGHLGEAVQFFVYDTPKVMMLLLLIVFAVGIVRSFFTPEKTRSLLAGKRESTGNILAAALGIVTPFCSCSAVPLFIGFVQAGVPLGVTLSFLIAAPMVNEVALVLLYGLLGWKIAGLYLMTGLAVAIVSGWIIGRFNMESSIEDWVREIRAGEQLDMGIKLTWTDRIEQGKEAVRDIVGKVWPYVIAGIGVGATIHGYVPEDFMAAVMGKDAWWSVPGAVLVGIPMYSNAAGIVPIVEALLGKGAALGTVLAFMMSVIALSLPEIVILRKVLKPKLIGVFIAVVGGGILLTGFLFNLII; this comes from the coding sequence ATGGAACCCATTAAACCGACAGGCTGCTGTGGAGCTGATGCTGAACTCCATCAGATAACTGATGAGAAAAAGCAAAGCGAGCACAACAAGCATAATGAGCATAATGAGCAAAAAGAACAGAAGATAAAACGGGCTGCATGGGGAATATGCGGGATCGCCCTCTGGTTTCTCCTGTACAAGCAACTTCTGCCTTTTTCTCATTGGTTTGCCTATACCCTACTGGGCCTTACTCCGGGTGGTCATCTTGGCGAGGCTGTGCAATTCTTTGTCTATGACACCCCCAAGGTCATGATGCTCCTGCTCCTGATTGTCTTTGCGGTCGGAATAGTTCGTAGCTTTTTTACCCCGGAGAAAACTCGCAGCCTCCTGGCCGGAAAGAGGGAATCAACCGGCAATATTCTGGCGGCGGCGTTGGGAATTGTCACGCCCTTTTGTTCCTGCTCCGCAGTGCCGCTTTTTATCGGCTTTGTCCAGGCAGGAGTACCCTTGGGCGTCACCCTGTCTTTTCTCATCGCCGCTCCTATGGTTAATGAGGTCGCCCTGGTTCTTCTCTACGGCCTCTTGGGGTGGAAGATTGCTGGGCTTTACCTGATGACTGGTCTTGCTGTGGCCATTGTTTCCGGCTGGATTATCGGTCGTTTTAATATGGAATCCTCTATTGAAGATTGGGTGCGGGAAATACGGGCCGGAGAACAGCTGGACATGGGTATTAAGCTTACCTGGACAGATCGCATTGAACAGGGTAAAGAAGCGGTGCGGGATATTGTCGGCAAGGTCTGGCCCTATGTCATCGCCGGTATCGGGGTAGGAGCGACCATCCACGGTTATGTGCCTGAAGACTTCATGGCCGCTGTTATGGGCAAGGATGCTTGGTGGTCGGTGCCTGGAGCAGTCTTGGTCGGTATCCCGATGTATTCCAATGCAGCGGGCATTGTACCAATCGTTGAAGCCCTGCTCGGCAAAGGAGCTGCTCTCGGGACGGTGCTGGCCTTTATGATGAGTGTTATCGCTCTGTCCCTGCCGGAGATAGTGATCCTTCGCAAGGTGCTGAAGCCTAAACTTATAGGGGTGTTTATCGCCGTGGTAGGCGGCGGGATACTGCTCACTGGCTTTTTATTTAACCTCATTATTTAA
- a CDS encoding metalloregulator ArsR/SmtB family transcription factor, which produces MKTFIRIMKALSDPNRVKIIKLLKQKELCVCEMTALLGLAQPTVSKHLKNLEDAGLVASSREGSWVNYRLAAGEESVYAETMLNNLAGWLDDDCQIQEILARLPQVDRERAYAA; this is translated from the coding sequence ATGAAAACGTTTATACGTATAATGAAGGCGTTGTCCGATCCGAACAGGGTGAAAATCATCAAGCTGCTGAAGCAAAAAGAACTTTGTGTTTGCGAGATGACCGCGTTGCTCGGTCTGGCTCAGCCGACAGTGTCCAAGCATCTGAAGAATCTTGAAGATGCCGGATTGGTTGCATCAAGCAGGGAAGGTTCCTGGGTGAACTATCGGCTCGCCGCAGGGGAGGAATCAGTCTATGCCGAAACCATGCTGAACAATCTTGCGGGCTGGCTGGACGATGATTGTCAAATTCAGGAAATTTTGGCCAGATTACCCCAGGTTGATCGGGAACGGGCTTACGCCGCCTAA
- a CDS encoding HEAT repeat domain-containing protein: protein MQDTTKKCAADPRSSEELVEAHRQEMNGEYDTREAIGILHFRGGWKEFELGRQLTESENPEDRALGADILAQLGWEKRSFHEESVQILIKLLSDPDHNVIHYAAISLGHRNDVRAIPPLLELAQHEDPLIRFGVTFGLSCHDDEQAIAALIQLSRDDDDDTRNWAMFALAAQTDMDGPEIREALAAGLQDPDAEIRGEALVGLARRKDARVFAALVKEWALHDISILSIEAAEELADPDLIPHLMNLQESLDFSSDQYFEDRIQDAIETCEQRARLVFNPSDYDQKSDQ from the coding sequence ATGCAAGATACAACAAAGAAGTGTGCAGCAGACCCGAGAAGTTCAGAAGAATTGGTTGAAGCCCATCGCCAAGAGATGAATGGTGAATATGATACCCGTGAAGCCATAGGTATTCTTCATTTCCGAGGGGGATGGAAAGAATTTGAGCTTGGCAGGCAGCTCACAGAGAGTGAGAATCCTGAAGATCGCGCTCTTGGCGCGGATATTCTTGCCCAGCTGGGTTGGGAGAAGCGATCATTTCATGAGGAATCGGTTCAGATCCTGATCAAGCTACTCAGCGACCCTGATCATAATGTCATCCATTATGCGGCAATCAGCTTAGGGCATCGTAATGATGTACGGGCAATTCCTCCGCTGCTGGAGCTGGCTCAGCATGAAGATCCGCTGATTCGCTTTGGGGTCACCTTTGGGCTCAGCTGTCATGATGATGAGCAGGCCATTGCTGCCCTGATTCAGCTGAGTCGCGATGATGATGATGATACACGCAACTGGGCCATGTTTGCTCTTGCCGCCCAGACGGATATGGATGGTCCAGAGATTCGCGAGGCCTTGGCCGCAGGCTTGCAGGATCCTGATGCGGAAATTCGCGGAGAGGCCCTGGTGGGCTTAGCTCGTCGAAAAGATGCACGGGTTTTTGCTGCGCTGGTCAAGGAATGGGCATTGCATGATATCAGCATATTAAGTATTGAGGCAGCTGAAGAACTGGCAGATCCTGATTTGATACCCCATCTTATGAATCTGCAAGAAAGCTTGGATTTTTCAAGTGACCAGTATTTTGAAGACAGGATACAGGATGCCATTGAAACCTGCGAGCAGCGGGCAAGGCTTGTGTTCAATCCCAGTGACTACGACCAAAAATCGGACCAATAA
- a CDS encoding thioredoxin family protein has translation MNIKICGPGCKKCEQTAEAVREAVAEAGLEAEIEKISDFAEMAKLGVLSTPAVIIDGQVKCVGKAPSKKEILSWIA, from the coding sequence ATGAACATTAAGATTTGTGGTCCCGGTTGCAAAAAATGTGAGCAGACTGCTGAAGCAGTACGAGAAGCTGTTGCCGAGGCCGGGCTTGAGGCTGAAATTGAAAAAATATCTGATTTTGCCGAGATGGCTAAATTAGGAGTGCTGTCTACGCCAGCGGTCATTATTGACGGCCAGGTGAAATGTGTGGGGAAAGCTCCCTCTAAAAAAGAAATTTTATCTTGGATTGCATAA
- a CDS encoding thioredoxin family protein, translating into MKRVSSLIFFNLILFSLLLPAISVTASDTPAEVPVPNMITMVDLGAHKCIPCKMMAPILKKMTAEYEGRAAVIFIDVWKDPSQSKKFKISTIPTQIFFDAQGKEVYRHQGFLSEEDIVSQFTKMGVKQPAKGK; encoded by the coding sequence ATGAAGAGAGTTTCCTCACTCATTTTTTTCAACCTGATCCTGTTCTCTCTGCTTCTTCCAGCAATTTCGGTGACAGCATCGGATACTCCTGCTGAGGTTCCGGTGCCCAACATGATCACTATGGTAGATTTGGGTGCCCATAAATGTATTCCCTGCAAGATGATGGCTCCAATCCTGAAAAAAATGACCGCCGAATACGAAGGCCGGGCAGCCGTTATTTTTATAGATGTCTGGAAGGATCCGAGCCAGAGCAAGAAATTTAAGATATCCACCATTCCGACCCAGATTTTTTTTGATGCACAAGGCAAAGAGGTCTATCGACACCAAGGCTTTTTGTCTGAGGAAGACATTGTCAGTCAATTTACAAAAATGGGTGTTAAGCAACCGGCCAAGGGGAAATAA
- a CDS encoding PDDEXK nuclease domain-containing protein: protein MSKKDAQLPLDSDVDGLIADLRQLIDEARSAVAVTVNAGLTFLYWRVGARINKEILAEKRADYGKKIVSTLSRQLIDEYGKGFSEKNLRRMLQFASLFSEENIVVTLSRQLSWSHFLALIPLEKPLQREFYAEMCRVEKWSVRTLRQKINGMLYERTALSKKPDELIQHELRQLREEDRLSPDLVFRDPYFLDFLGLKDRYLEKDLEDAILRELEHFLLELGSGFAFMARQKRIQLDNDDYYIDLLFYHRGLNRLIAIDLKLGDFKAEYKGQMELYLRWLNKYERRSQENEPLGIILCAGKKQELVELLELGQSGIHVAEYLTELPPRELLEQKLHSVMVSAKERMSILPEQVGIEDKDD, encoded by the coding sequence ATGAGCAAGAAGGACGCTCAGCTACCCCTGGATTCGGATGTTGATGGGCTCATTGCTGATTTGCGGCAATTGATAGATGAAGCCCGGTCAGCGGTTGCCGTTACTGTCAATGCCGGATTGACCTTTTTGTATTGGCGGGTCGGTGCGCGAATCAATAAAGAGATTCTTGCTGAAAAACGTGCCGATTACGGTAAAAAGATTGTCTCGACACTGTCACGACAATTGATTGATGAATACGGAAAAGGCTTTTCAGAAAAAAATCTGCGTCGGATGCTCCAGTTTGCGAGTCTTTTTTCTGAAGAAAATATTGTCGTGACACTGTCACGACAATTGAGCTGGAGTCACTTCTTAGCCCTGATTCCTCTGGAAAAGCCATTACAACGGGAATTCTACGCTGAAATGTGCCGCGTAGAAAAATGGAGTGTTCGTACGCTGCGGCAAAAGATTAACGGGATGCTCTACGAGCGAACAGCACTGTCAAAAAAGCCTGACGAATTGATTCAGCACGAACTCCGCCAACTGCGTGAAGAAGACCGTCTCTCTCCAGATCTGGTTTTTCGTGACCCCTATTTTCTTGATTTCCTCGGGCTGAAAGATCGGTACCTGGAAAAAGACCTAGAAGACGCCATCTTGCGGGAACTTGAACATTTTCTACTGGAACTGGGCAGTGGATTTGCTTTTATGGCCCGGCAAAAACGCATTCAGCTGGACAACGACGACTATTACATTGATCTGCTCTTTTATCATCGGGGATTGAACCGGCTGATTGCCATTGATCTCAAGTTGGGTGATTTCAAAGCGGAGTACAAGGGGCAGATGGAGCTGTATCTTCGTTGGTTGAACAAGTACGAACGCCGTTCGCAGGAAAATGAACCGTTGGGTATCATTCTGTGCGCAGGCAAAAAGCAGGAGCTTGTCGAGCTGTTGGAGCTGGGGCAGTCTGGAATTCATGTTGCTGAATACCTGACCGAGCTGCCGCCGCGTGAGCTTTTGGAGCAGAAGCTGCACAGTGTGATGGTATCGGCAAAGGAGCGGATGAGTATCTTGCCTGAGCAGGTAGGCATTGAGGATAAGGATGATTAA
- a CDS encoding acetyl-CoA carboxylase biotin carboxylase subunit, with the protein MKTKILVANRGEIAIRIIRAIQELNYEAVAIYETPDKDSKHIRIADEAIWLGDGPRCDYLNIDKVINATIKSGAVAIHPGYGFLAENADFARACEDAGIIFIGPSSDAIDKLGNKVMARKIMAEAGIPMVPGTQNLKAGKEGLEEAREFGRKYGYPIMLKATSGGGGRGIRRVETEKELGEQYEIARTESQAAFNDDSVYLEKVVVNPKHIEVQIIADSTGHTVHLGTRDCSIQRRNQKLVEIAPAFQLTPEQQEDISQTAVQAAKAANYFNAGTVEFLFDSDGSYYFMEINTRIQVEHTVSEMITGIDIVRTQIKLALGKELLFGQDEVQLRGHAVELRINAEDPKNDFMPEGGKTVRVYRSPGGYGVRLDGFCYQGYTIPQVYDSLLVKLTVFGWSWHETVDRLRRCLNNFVISGPKTTIPFFLNLLDEPDFQAGHFDTSFLDTHDGLLDYEEDTSEVNKLARLIAEIHQKGENTYAA; encoded by the coding sequence GTGAAGACAAAAATACTTGTTGCTAACCGGGGGGAAATAGCTATACGGATTATCCGAGCTATCCAGGAATTAAATTATGAAGCTGTAGCTATTTATGAAACGCCTGACAAGGATTCTAAACATATACGCATTGCCGATGAAGCGATCTGGCTCGGCGACGGCCCCCGTTGTGATTATTTGAACATTGATAAGGTTATTAATGCGACCATTAAGAGTGGTGCAGTGGCGATTCATCCCGGCTACGGTTTTTTGGCCGAGAACGCTGACTTTGCCAGGGCCTGCGAAGACGCGGGTATTATTTTTATAGGCCCCTCTTCGGATGCCATTGATAAATTGGGCAATAAGGTCATGGCTCGTAAGATCATGGCTGAAGCTGGTATCCCTATGGTTCCGGGTACGCAGAATCTGAAGGCCGGTAAAGAAGGGCTGGAAGAGGCCAGAGAATTCGGCAGGAAGTACGGTTACCCGATCATGCTCAAGGCAACCTCTGGCGGCGGCGGACGCGGTATCCGACGAGTCGAGACGGAGAAAGAGCTGGGGGAACAGTACGAAATCGCCCGTACAGAGTCCCAGGCTGCTTTTAACGACGATTCCGTGTACCTGGAAAAGGTGGTGGTCAATCCCAAGCATATTGAAGTCCAGATCATTGCCGACAGCACCGGACATACGGTCCATCTCGGGACCCGGGACTGTTCTATTCAGCGCCGCAACCAAAAGCTCGTCGAAATCGCTCCGGCTTTCCAACTGACCCCGGAGCAGCAGGAAGATATCAGCCAGACCGCTGTGCAGGCTGCCAAGGCGGCTAATTATTTCAATGCAGGTACGGTAGAGTTCCTCTTTGATAGCGACGGCAGTTATTACTTCATGGAGATCAATACCCGTATCCAGGTGGAGCATACGGTCTCCGAGATGATCACCGGTATTGATATTGTCCGGACCCAGATTAAATTGGCCCTGGGCAAAGAATTACTCTTCGGTCAGGACGAGGTCCAGTTGCGTGGCCATGCGGTGGAGCTGCGCATCAACGCCGAAGACCCCAAAAACGATTTCATGCCCGAAGGCGGAAAAACGGTTCGGGTTTATCGTTCACCGGGCGGTTACGGCGTACGTCTGGACGGCTTCTGCTACCAGGGCTACACCATTCCCCAGGTCTATGACTCCTTACTGGTCAAGCTGACCGTGTTCGGTTGGTCCTGGCACGAAACCGTGGATCGACTCAGACGTTGTCTGAATAACTTTGTTATCAGCGGTCCTAAGACAACTATTCCTTTCTTTCTCAATCTGCTTGACGAGCCTGATTTTCAAGCAGGTCATTTTGATACCTCTTTTCTTGACACCCATGACGGTTTGCTGGATTACGAAGAGGATACCAGTGAAGTCAATAAGCTGGCTCGTCTGATCGCCGAGATTCATCAAAAAGGTGAAAATACCTATGCAGCGTAA
- a CDS encoding class I SAM-dependent DNA methyltransferase, translating into MASKAAPKKAPAKKHKSFEQTLWDTADKLRGSVESSEYKHVVLSLIFLKFVSDKFEERQAELIAEGQEKYLNMVEFYTMKNIFFLSEESRWSFLRTQAKQDDIALKIDTALHTVEKKNKALQGALPDNYFSRLGLDASKLAALIDSIDNIDTVTDREEDVVGRVYEYFLGKFAATEGKGGGEFYTPKCVVNLLAEMIEPYQGKIYDPCCGSGGMFVQSLKFIDSHQGNRKDVSIYGQELTATTYKLAKMNLAIRGIAANLGEIPADTFFKDQHPDLKADFIMANPPFNLKAWRASEELADDPRWAGYEVPPVGNANYGWILHMISKLSDQGVAGFVLANGSMSTNTKGEGSIRQAIIANDLVDCMIALPGQLFYTTQIPVCLWFLTKNKGAQVIEGHTESNHRNRQGETLFIDARNMGSMVDRTHKELTGEDIAEIAQTYHAWRGEAKGGSYEDIPGFCKAATLEEIAANDYVLTPGRYVGAAAIEDNGIPFEEKMGELSKALYEQMAEAGVLDAVIRRNLEVLGHGEEIV; encoded by the coding sequence ATGGCCAGCAAAGCAGCACCCAAAAAAGCACCCGCTAAAAAACACAAATCCTTTGAACAGACCCTCTGGGACACAGCGGATAAACTGCGCGGCAGCGTGGAGTCGTCCGAGTACAAGCATGTGGTGCTGAGCCTCATCTTTCTCAAATTTGTCAGTGATAAGTTTGAGGAACGACAGGCTGAGCTCATTGCTGAGGGGCAGGAAAAATACCTGAACATGGTGGAGTTCTACACCATGAAGAATATCTTTTTTCTGTCTGAGGAATCCCGCTGGTCCTTTCTCCGCACCCAAGCCAAACAGGACGATATCGCCCTCAAGATCGACACGGCCCTGCACACCGTGGAAAAGAAAAACAAGGCCTTGCAAGGTGCCTTGCCGGATAACTACTTTTCCCGCCTGGGCCTGGATGCCAGTAAGTTGGCTGCCCTGATCGACTCTATTGATAATATTGATACAGTGACAGATCGGGAAGAGGACGTGGTGGGCCGGGTGTACGAGTATTTCCTGGGCAAGTTCGCTGCCACCGAGGGTAAGGGCGGGGGCGAGTTCTACACCCCGAAATGCGTGGTCAACCTGCTTGCGGAGATGATCGAACCCTATCAGGGCAAGATCTACGATCCCTGCTGCGGCTCAGGCGGTATGTTTGTCCAGTCGCTCAAGTTCATTGACAGCCATCAGGGCAACCGCAAGGATGTTTCCATCTACGGGCAAGAGCTGACCGCCACCACCTATAAGCTGGCCAAGATGAATCTGGCTATTCGCGGTATTGCTGCCAATCTGGGCGAGATCCCTGCGGACACCTTTTTTAAGGATCAACACCCGGATCTCAAGGCCGACTTTATCATGGCCAATCCCCCTTTTAACCTCAAGGCCTGGCGTGCCAGCGAGGAGCTGGCAGACGATCCCCGCTGGGCAGGCTATGAAGTGCCACCGGTGGGCAATGCCAACTACGGCTGGATCCTCCACATGATCTCCAAGCTCTCAGACCAGGGCGTGGCTGGTTTTGTGTTGGCCAACGGCTCCATGTCCACCAACACCAAGGGGGAAGGGAGCATCCGGCAGGCGATTATTGCAAATGATCTGGTGGATTGCATGATCGCCCTGCCCGGCCAACTTTTCTACACCACCCAGATTCCGGTCTGCCTCTGGTTCCTGACCAAGAACAAGGGGGCTCAGGTGATTGAGGGTCATACAGAAAGCAACCACCGGAACCGTCAAGGCGAGACCCTGTTTATTGATGCCCGCAATATGGGAAGCATGGTGGATCGCACCCATAAGGAGCTGACAGGAGAAGATATCGCAGAGATCGCCCAGACCTACCATGCCTGGCGAGGTGAGGCCAAGGGTGGCAGCTATGAGGATATACCCGGCTTTTGCAAGGCTGCTACCCTGGAGGAAATCGCGGCCAATGATTATGTGCTCACGCCGGGCCGTTATGTGGGGGCTGCTGCCATTGAGGATAACGGGATTCCCTTTGAGGAAAAGATGGGGGAATTGAGCAAGGCCTTGTATGAGCAGATGGCTGAGGCTGGGGTGCTTGACGCGGTGATTCGTCGGAATTTGGAGGTGTTGGGGCATGGGGAAGAGATCGTTTGA